A window from Mus caroli chromosome 2, CAROLI_EIJ_v1.1, whole genome shotgun sequence encodes these proteins:
- the Tmem141 gene encoding transmembrane protein 141, whose amino-acid sequence MVNLGLSRVDDAVAARHPGLEEYAACQSNAFMKGVFTFVTGTGATFGLQMFIKRKFPYPVQWSFLVSTIAGSVASYRVTSMECQKCSNLWLFLETGQLPKDMSTDPHN is encoded by the exons ATGGTGAATCTGGGCTTGTCCCGTGTGGATGACGCCGTGGCCGCCAGGCACCCG GGACTCGAGGAATATGCTGCCTGCCAGTCGAACGCCTTCATGAAGGGCGTTTTCACTTTTGTCACAG GCACTGGTGCGACTTTTGGCCTGCAGATGTTCATTAAGAGGAAGTTTCCATACCCTGTGCAGTGGAGCTTCCTAGTGTCTACCA TTGCAGGATCTGTGGCCAGCTACAGAGTGACAAGTATGGAGTGTCAGAAATGCAGCAATCTCTGGCTCTTCCTGGAGACCGGGCAGCTCCCCAAAGACATGAGCACAG ATCCTCACAACTAG